The genome window GGAATACGATTACATTTGAACATTTTAATATGAAGTTAAGCAACCAAGATAAGAAATAATTGTTTTTACTGAAAAAGCTTTTCATGCATCCCTTGTGTGAAGCAGAAAGTTTCCCTGACAGAAAGTTCCCCAAATGTACTAGTGTATGTTTTAAAACCATGGATCTATGGGTTTTAAGTGAGcacaaacagtgtgtgtgcatttccagATTTACAAGAGCAGACACTGTGACGAGTACATCGACGCCAAGACAGAGACTCACTCAAACTGGATGAGGTGAGGACAAAACACACTGAATCAGTTTGAGTGATCTCACTCTCCTAACTCCTTCAACTTCTCTTCATTTAAACCTTTCATGTTCTGATCCCCCActacctcctcatctccctccatcctcctcccatcccctcctcctcccccaaggTATGTGAACTGTGCCCGTAATGTGGAGGAACAGAACCTGGTGGCGTTTCAACACCGAGGAGCCATCCTGTATCGCTGCTGCAGGCCGctggccctgggggaggagctgctggtcTGGTACGGAGACGAGTACGCCAAAGACCTGTGCATCTCCTTTGACTACCTCTGGGACAACAAGAGCTCCACCAGAGGTACCTCCTCTTAgtttcctccttttctcctctctcctctcctggcatatctcctctcttcttatgtcttctctgtcttttctcctcttacgtctcctcctctttccccttccccctctgcttctctctcccttatttctctcctcccttctcttctccatttccctctctatATAGGAAGATTGGAGGGGCTTGTAACATTGAGACACACAAATCACTGACTGGAGATGTTCTTAACCTACAATATTGACCTTAACTGCATTCGTATAGTAGAGGACTGATATACAAGACCATTGATTTTGAGTGAAGTTAATTTAATGCCAATAGTACGTGTCTCTCTTTCATTACTACCTCTAACAACCATTAAACCCACAGACCAGGATTGCAACCTGTTAATCCCTTCCCTTACAAAaggttgtcatttgaaaactatACTGTTAGTATTTAATtgtattacatttatttttttgctctCACTCTTCCAGGACCAAGGATAGAGTCATCCCAGACTCAGGTGTTCTCCTGCTCCCAGTGTCCTCTGTCCTTTACCGCCCAGATCTACCTCCACAAGCACATCAAGAGGTGCCACCATGACCTGTACGTCTCTCTGCTGAGGAGTGGAGAAATCAGACCAGagactctgtcctcctctcgaCCACGCCCCAacaccacttcctccctccccccggtcCCCACCCAGGGAAGCATGGACACGGAAAAGGCCAGACATCaccactgtgaccagtgtgggaagagcttcagtCAGTCAGGACATTTAAAGAGACACCAGCGtgttcactcaggagagaagccgtaccactgtgaccagtgtgggaagagcttcagtCGGTCAGGACATTTAAAGACACACCAGCGtgttcactcaggagagaagccgtaccactgtgaccagtgtgggaagagcttcagtCGGTCAGAAACCTTAAAGACACACCAGCGtgttcactcaggagagaagccgtaccactgtgtccagtgtgggaagagcttcagtCTGTCAGGAGACTTAAAGAAACACCAGCGtgttcactcaggagagaagccgtaccactgtgaccagtgtgggaagagcttcagtAGGTCAGAAACCTTAAAGACACACCAGCGtgttcactcaggagagaagccgtaccactgtgaccagtgtgggaagagcttcagtCAGTCAGGAAACTTAAAGAGACACTTTTGTTCTGGGAAGACTAGAGATCCTGAACTCTAGATCTCACTTAATAATTAAACATATATGAACATAGgaaatgtatgtatttgtattCATTATTTTAACTATAATAGTACATAAGATATTAGATTTaaactgaaaatgtatattgTATAGATTGTTTCATTGTTTATCATATAATTGTATAATAATTAATTCTGTATgacttaatatatattttacttatAAACGTAAACTTAAATAACATGTTATGGGATGTAGACAATAAtatatcaaataaaaaaaaatattgaatgcTACTAAATCTTAGATGTTAATGTCTGATTTATACTGTGAGCATAATGTTGTTATCATACCTCAAGCCTCATTTCCATAttcactttgtgtttgtgtgtttatgtgactgTTACATCAGGATGGGAGAAATGATCATCATGAAAATATTCATGCTTTAATTAAAAACTGTTCATTACGTTATGAGAACATCCACTTCCCTCCACAATTAATAAACACAGTAATAATTATTCATGCTGTCTCTTCGCCACTTCCCAGAAATGCTGTTATGCTTTAATACTGTAATATTCTGAAGGGTCGTCAGTCAGTAATACAGTCGTGTTTGGTTTCCTCCAGCTATAGTTTGATAGACGGGGCTTTCACAAAATACACCAAGTAGGAAGACCCACCAACACGTGTCGATAGTGGAAAAAGCTGTTTTAtttgatatttttactgaaaTAATGTGTTTCTATAATTGTTCTTATTAAAGGCTCAATCAAATACTATTGGGCATGCACACAGCGCTCAATACCCATACGAAAACTAACAACCCCGACAAGACTAACGCCACACAACATTACATGTAAACCTTCAATGTTGAATTTAAAAGAACTTAAGTAGCCAAACGACCACACCGTCCTCCGGGGTCTAGCGCCGGGTCACTGGCAGCTGACCCGCCAGTATGGCGCCTAAACAGGGAACACTCCCCATCTGGTACGAGCGCTACCCCCCTCACTTGTTAACAACCGCGACCTGTACCCCGCCCCCTGATATAAAGTGCAAGGTTCATCTTCACTAGACCGCTTAGCCGCAACTATAAACTTCTACTCAGTAGAAGAAAGTTATGGAATAATTTGTGTTAGTAGATCAATACGACTTTTTCTACCAATTTCCCATTGGGGATCATATTTCCTCTAGCTAGGCCCCATAAGATTATATCTCCTCTAGCTAGTCCCCATAGGATCCTATGATTTATTTGACTTTCTCTCCAACCGGTTCCCCTCTGTCCTAAAAGTTCCCCTCTGTCCTAAAAAGATCTTATGTAGAATCCATTTCTACTATATAgtattatatactgtatatatatttcagAGTATATTGTAAATAATGTTATATTTCTATTTATATAATTAAATAAACATTACCGTTACAACTCTTTGTCAAGCGTCAGATTGGTTAATAGTGCAACAGTATGAAAGTAGGCCGAACAGGTGAGAAAGAGTTTgagcaataataataaaatattgGGCGCGCCCCCTTTAACATGTGATGCACAGAACCAGGCCAACACACTGCTGTTGCACCCTAGTAGTTTCCTAACGCAAGAGGAGAAATTGTTAACCTCGATCTCGTAGGCTAGTTTGACTGACCTATTTCATAACCCCAAACGTTACATCATATGAAGTCTATTACCACCTGGGGTAAAAACGACGTAGAGCCTGGGAATAACCATAGCTCCATGCGATCGATCGGCACATTGTGACATTGGTATGACACATTGACCTGCTAtaattgctagctagctagcggacTAGCTAAACACTTGTAAGTCCGTGAAATAGTGACTCGACGAAATCCATTTGTGGTTGAAGTTGTCTTGTTTGATTTCGTCTTACCTCCTCACTGTAAGTAAAGTCACATGATTCAGTTAGCCACAGTACTGTACTGCTAGCTAACATAATCGTAGTTTTGTCAAATAAACACCTATCCAGCTGCTTATTATAGTTCACTGAAGCTAGACTATGGCTGTGCCTCACTGTCAGCAGTGGATTGTTTACCTGTCGACTCGCTTGCTTGCTACAGTCAGTAGCTAACCTAGAGCTAAATAGCCAAGAGTGATTATCGAGGCCCACTGTGGGCGCAGCAGTCTAGCTCTTGTATTGACTTAAATCGGTATTTTGGAACAAAGTTTTAATGTTATTGCAGTGGTGGTATTATTAGTCTAGCATTTCTGATAACGTGCAGTGCAGGCATGTTATTGGATGTAGCctattcatattgaacagaTAGCTATGCTACCCTACTAGCCAGTGTTTCCTTGCAATACGTGTCTGAGCAGCATTCGGCCTAGCTGCGACccactagctagctacagtagctagcacgCTAACCAGCATAGCCATTAACTAGGCTATTAGTGGTACCCACGCAGGGTGCATTAGCATGTGCAGTAGAATTGTTGCAATTAAGCCTGCTATCACTACTATTGTCATTCTCAAGACCGTCTACCCCTCACTCCACCAGGACCTTGAGGTTAAGTGACTATGTCCTGCCCATGTACGTCGGCCGCGAGGATATTCTTCAATTCCGCACAAAGAGGTACATTTCATCaaagttttttctttttcttttcttttattaGTATCGCTATTTTAGAATAATTAGAATCGAAACTAGATTGTTACCATGAGTAGTTGGCTGCTGCCACACTGGATTAGCACGATACATACTTGACCTTTTTTATGCATAATTGAATCATTACTCAAGATGTTGAGTCTCCAGCTTTCTTTGGAATGTCACCTAGGCCTACATGGTTATAAAGTCGGTTGGATTCAAGATTTAAGTGTGtatcttttttaaatgtttatacatAGGCTATGTGTGTAACATTTTTATTGGaaatatttgaaaatgtttATACAATATTTATACTGTTACATTTTACAGGGTTCTCATGTTCACGGATTCAGCTGTATTCCTTGAGTAGACCAGGATCGCGTGAAACATATTTACCGTCCAGGGTCCGCGTGAGATCcttttctgaaactgcagtcTGTTTTGCCTCAAAAGATGGCACCACAAAGGATGGCTCTGGTGACGGTGGAAAGGTACATTTAATTGAATGTCTAAAATCAATTGTGTAATCTAAGATAATACCGTAATAAATAATTTAACATTCAAAGTAAATGGAAAATCTGTACCAAGTTTTTTTTCGTTTTTATATGTGTTTTTCTGTATTTTCCCAACCATCTCTATATTTTGTTTGTAAATTTAGAAAAGCATCAGTGAAGGAAAGAGATCGTCTGGCTCTTCTGGGGGctcagggaagggagggagccagCTACGCTGCCCCAAATGTGGAGACCCCTGCACACATGTTGAGACCTTTGTCTGTAAGTACCCTTTTTAAAGATGAATTCATCAAATGAGCTTAAAAGATAACCGTTATAACCCCAGAGATCCATTCTAGGTActgaaaagaaaagaacaaaGATATCTGATTGAGTGCTTTACTTCCTCAGCATCGACACGATTTGTGAAATGTgagaaatgccatcactttttTGTGGTCCTCTCTGAGAGTGACTCCAAGAAAGGCTTAAACAAAGAGGCGGAGTCTGCTGCTGAAGCAGTGAAACTGGCTTTTGCTCAgaaaccacccccaccacctaaAAAGGTTAGAAGGCCAACTAATGGAATTAGTGGAATAGAAGTTGTCTCAACAGAAAAATGCTGGTGTATATCTCACAAAGTTAGTGTGAATTATAAGTAGGTATATGTACAAACGCTTTTAAGTTGATAGTTGGAAAGATATTAAGTTTTAACATTCCTTTTCAGATATACGCATACCTCGACAAATACGTTGTCGGTCAGTCCTATGCTAAGAAGGTGTTAGCAGTGGCTGTGTACAACCATTACAAGCGCATCTACAACAACATCCCAGCAGGGAGCCAACAGCAGGCAGAGGTGGAGAAGCAAGCCTCCCTGACGCCAAGAGGTCAGCATTCTGTCAGGAAAACCACCCCAACTCGTtctacatgaaaaaaaaaaaaagactaaatgtacatgttccACAAACTAAAGCGTTGACATTTGTCACTCAAGTGTTCAGACATACTTTTTAGGGTcaaaacagttgattttctttGTCTCTATGCTTTGGCATTTGTCCAAtggttaaaacattttatttcttcATAGATTTAAGAATTGTGTTATGTAGAATCAAGTCATTGGAACATAGTATGGTGATGGCAATGTTGGTAATTTCATCCTCTCCCTGTAGAACTAGAGATGAGAAGACGGGAGGATGAGTACCGATTCACAAGTAAGTGATCGGCACTCCCTAGTAAATTTCTAGTATTGGCTTCAGGTGTCAAATATTTTGTTTGATCTCATAAATTGCACAAATGCCAAACTTAACAGACACTCATTGTGATTTCACGTGGTTCTGGAACTGGTCTCATGAATAGAAGCAAATTAATCTGTTATCCTGCACTGAATGTTGTGTATACAGGGAGATTAGATGTCCCAATGACCTAGATAAAGTGCATCTGAATTCCCAGTCCTGTGTTCTTCCATTCAGTAAGCCCACACTAGTGCTTTGATGGAAATGTATTCATAGATTGATCTTGGACCTGTTGCTGCCCACTGTTTGGCATGAGTGACTCCTTACTACTCGGATTATGCAATTCCGTACTCATTCAATTGAATACTTACTTCCGTAATGGAATTCATTCAGTTTAAGGACTTTGTATCAGTGCAGTCATCGTTTAGTTACTTTGCTAATAAATACAGACTTCCTCGactgaccactgaaatactgtagagCTGTGCACTTCAGATTTTCTACTGTCCTTTCTAAATCCACTATTGGtcctcgctttggataaaagcatctgctaaatgaatcaaatgcaaaaatgtatttttaggtTTAGCGggtttataaaaaaatattcagaGTGTATATACAAAGTTCGTTGTGATCCCACTCTAAACAGGTCATTTGTAACTGTGTATGTTGTAGAACTACTGCAGATTGCTGGGATCAGTCCCCATGGTAACGCCCTGGGCGCATCCGTGCAGCAGCAGGCTACCCAGCAGGCAcctcaggagaggaggggcggggatGTTTTGGACTCCACCCACACTGACATCAGACTGGAGAAGAGCAACATCGTGCTCCTGGGTCCGACTGGATCAGGTCCGTTGGGAATCATCACATCACCATGTTATTCATGCCATGGtcaaatatgtttgtttttttgttatttttaaatgtgatttttatttattttatatgtcAAGACTCACTTAAATATATTGTATTTTACTGTTTCATAGGCAAAACCTTGCTGGCTCAGACCCTGGCGAGGTGTCTTGATGTTCCCTTTGCGATATGTGATTGCACCACTCTGACCCAAGCCGGATATGTAGGGGAGGACATTGAGTCAGTCATTGCTAAACTGCTGCAGGATGCTAACTACTCAGTGGAGAAAGCGCAGCAAGGTGGGTAACACAAGATGACACAGCTGTCATAACTGCTAAGTTGTCTATGGTGACGCATGGCTGGCGTTCTGTCCAACAGACTGTTTGCAGGCACATGTCTAAATACTATTTAGAAAGAGAATGTTCTTGGCGTCCAGTGTTCTAACGGTGATGATGTAACACTGAGCTGTGTATTCCCTGTGCAGGGATAGTGTTCCTGGATGAGGTGGATAAGATTGGCAGCGTGCCTGGCATTCACCAGCTCAGAGATGTTGGCGGGGAAGGAGTCCAGCAGGTTAGTAAGAAACATTAGAATTGAACATGTCCCAGATACCATTGTTATccctcttccttgtgttttgtgtggtttCGGGGGTAAAGTGCATTTTTACTCATACAGGGACTTCTCAAACTGCTGGAGGGCACAATCGTCAATGTACCTGAGAAGAACTCCAGGAAGCTCAGAGGAGAGACCGTTCAAATAGACACCACGAACATCCTGTTTGTCGCGTCGGGTGCTTTCAATGGACTTGACAGAATCATCAGCAGGAGAAAGAACGAAAAGGTGAGGCCTACCAGACCTGTCTCAGTCACCTGCTCTGAACCCAGCCCGAGATCTGGGTGTCATCACCTAAATGGGGAACGTTCTGGAAACCCTATGTTCACAAAGTGTGTAATTCTCCTCttccgtcctcttcctcctcctcctcctttgtgCACCTGCAGTACCTCGGTTTTGGCACCCCCTCCAACATGGGGAAGGGGCGGCGTGCGGCGGCGGCGGCCGACCAGGCCAACAGCAGTGGGGACACGGACACGCTGGCTGAGATCGAGGAGAAGGACCGGCTGCTGAAGCTGGTGGAGGCCAGGGACCTGATCGAGTTCGGGATGATCCCAGAGTTTGTGGGCCGCCTGCCCGTGGTGGTCCCTCTGCACAGCCTGGACGAGGAGACACTGGTGCGCATCCTGACGGAGCCCCGCAACGCCGTCGTGCCCCAGTACCAGGCTCTCTTCAGCATGGACAAGGTGAGGCTGGGAGCAGGGGACATtctgaatggtcgttatccaaGCCCGataacgacccccccccccagaaccgcCCCTGCAGGGGAGGGGCACCAGGGCCCCCCGACCTgtctgtcacccacctgacaaAAAGACTATTTTCTGAAGGTTTTATGACTACAAACTGTCGATTATCACAGTGCGTCTCCTCTTAGGTTGGCATGTTGAGACTAAATGTGCTCATCACTGATTCATTGGACGAGTGTCTGattttgtgtttcagtgtgagCTCAGTGTAACTGCAGATGCCTTGAAGTCCATCGCCAGGCTGGCCCTGGAGAGAAAGACTGGAGCCCGTGGCCTCAGGTCCATTATGGTACGAGAGGAAACAAATGGTctcaaacaagttgacataCAGTTAtactgtgtttttgttgtgaATGTTTTGCAAACTGTTCTCCACAGGAAAAGCTGCTCCTGGAACCCATGTTTGAGGTTCCTCACTCTGACATCATGGCTGTAGAGTTGACCAAAGATGTCGTCCAGGGAAAATCAGAGCCCAGATACGTCAGGTCAGAGCACACCTTGTTtgactcctctcccccaccgtAGATTGCGACCTTTTCATGCCTCCTACCTAGGTCAGAACCCTTAAGCGCTGCACAGCCAAGCTCTGCAGAGCCAGCCATGTGATATGAAAGCTGAACTGAGGATCACATTTGACTTCCAGGGCCCCTGTGAAGGTGTCTACCGAGGAGGAATACGACTCCGGCGTTGAGGAAGAGAGCTGGCCCAGACAAGCAGACGCAGCCAACAACtgatcctccctccacccttttTGTTTCTCCGAGAACTCCTAACGACTGCAGTCTCAAATCATTAGATTCCCTAGAACCCTTAGATGGAAACCAGCTGTTGTCTCCTTGTAACCCTGCCCTGAGACCCCACACAGGCCTTGGAGGCTGTAGTAAAGGGACCCCATCCAGGAGGTTCTCACTGAGGTGTGTCTGCGTAAATAACAGGATTTGTATCTGACACGTGTCCTATTGGTCCCATGAATCCAGGAGTTAATCTGTAACAACAGGAGGTGCGCAACTAACAAGGTGGACTTCTACCTGGTACATTTTCAATCTTTGCGGATTGTTAACAATTTTATCTATCTAAAAGATAATGCAATTTTATTCTTAAAAGGATTAGTAGCTAGGAGATTTGCCTTCTCTTTTTTGGGGGTGATAGGTTGTAAAGCAAGGGAATCAAATTATCATAACGGGATCATATTGTACACTTGAAGGCATAGGGTTAGGAATATTCTGCTTCAGTGTTTTCTTGTTACATGATACAGCTAATGCCCTGTTGTCATGGTATTCAATATTTACATCAGTATTTTGATGTTTTCTTACTCACCATTTTAATAATGGTGTTGATAATGAAATTGGCTCGTAAATGTTGGGCAGTGGCGCATAGTTAGAATTGATCATTTTGTATCACTAGGCAACCTGTAATATCTCATCACTTGTTTGGTGTATGCCTACACCAGCACACTAAACAGCAGGACTAGAAACTTGTTACCTTTTTAAAACACTCGAAaaagtttgtgttgtgtgttttattttctATCTCAAGCCTCTCCGGTAGAATGTATGAAAGGTTACCCTCAGACTCCTTTACACGCGACTGAATCGACACAGCAAATCTTCCTGCATTGGGTCAAGTTTAGGAACCTCACCTTAAGTGATGCCGACTGTAAATCGTACTTCAGTAGACTACTCTGTAATCTTTGCCTTTTTGTTCCTAGCACAGTCTTTGGACAAAACCGTGCTGCTGTCCACCTACATGTTCTATGAAATGAGATTAATTTAGGATTGTACCTTTTAATTTGATTTAAATTCATATTTGCTTTAAGTTATGTTTCGAAACAGCTTTTCTCAGTTCAAAGGTCAATCATCTATATGCCCCAAAGTTGTGAATCTAAAACGTGTTGTGGTAttgtttaaatatataaataaaatgtatatctCTGTACAGACATTCTGTGTTTTATTTAATTAAAATTTGGGGTCAAATTGTGCTTCTTACGTGATGTAAAACCACTAGGGGGCACCAAAGATCCCATTAGTGCCTTAGCTAGATCTTGTTCTATTTAGAGACAGTCCTCTTATCTAAGCAACTCATGTTTAATCTCTGAGTATTGTAATCTAATTTTTCCCAACACCTCAGCATTTTCCTAATCCTCTCCTCTGACTTGCTGTctatccttcctcctcctcactcatgTTCATATGCGCACGCCGATAAACAGACAATGTTGACAACTATGGAGCAGAAATAATCTCTGGGTACACGTTATATACTCACATCTTTGTTTTTGATATCCACATAATGTGTATCTGGGGGAGATAATGGTTTCCATTATATCCATTCCTCAAAGTGTTTGTTGTGACAGTAATGATAAGCTATAAATTCCCCACCTCCTATGTGTGGAAGAACAAGATGTTCGTGATTTGTACACCGTGCGTTAGTAAACATTTCTTATGTAATGGGCTTAGTATTAAAAAGAATGAGCCGGTGTGATCACTCAGTATTAGTCCCCACACACCTGCAGTGTTTCACATCAACACGGAGGACGCGCTAGAGAGGATACTACTCACAGAGAGGTGAGTGTCTGAAATGCTAATAATTTGATCAATAATTTAAAATGATCAGACAGAAAGAGCTGCCTAGTATTCTTAAATATTTACGACAATCTTTTGCCTACTGTGCCTTCCCTGTCAGTACAAACTGATCGCTTTTGGACTCAGATTTTGAAACATCTGTAAGTgtttttgtttctgtgttttggTGCAGAATGAACTACTTGGAGGGCGTTCCCTTCAAGACCCCTGTGGGCGCTTTGGCAGAGCCCTTGGAGGAGGTGGATCCGGTCACAGCTCCAGAAATCACCGTCCCTGACTACCTCCAGATATTGAGAAGCACAGAGGTTAGCCCACCAGAGCATGAACACGGATGTCCATATATAGAGGCCTTTTCCCACTCCTTAGCTGTTAAAAATGAACACGAAGAACTGCGAATGTGTCAACtaagtctgtgtttctgtgagtaTATGAAATAATGTATCACTGAAGAGTTTGTTGCTCTTTTTGGCAGTATGAGTTCACCATGGAAAACTGGATCTTGACGGGGCTTCGGAGTGGCTGTCTGAGGGAGCAgcgagcccctccccccccttgtgGCGGGGAATCCGCCTCCTGCCCTCCTTACTGGCTGATGTTCAGCAGTCCTCAGGAGAGACGCTTGGCCAACCTCAAGAGCAGTGAGCTGTGGGCTCCCGTCCTCCGACCGCGCAGCCACAGCCTGAGCTCTGCCGACCTCCACCACCGACAGCGCAGCATCTGGTTAATCAGCTCTGACTCCGAGCACGAGGCCGGCTACTCTGAGGACGATGAGGGTTCTTCAGGCGAGGAGAACCGGCCCCA of Osmerus mordax isolate fOsmMor3 chromosome 4, fOsmMor3.pri, whole genome shotgun sequence contains these proteins:
- the LOC136941610 gene encoding histone-lysine N-methyltransferase PRDM9-like, with translation MSNKLQRQNRRPTSNISSKMSSSEEDEYADLKTHFSMIEWSRLEEWEKVRFKNIKRNHLAMLAIGLTSTAPGFMRRGRAKVLAPLPGPSDSEEEEWTPRMGRLPPAPRTSRPPPRRSAAPRRAARTHTPAPQPPSGEVAGPSKGTRPPLKEKCDLPTSGLSKAECVMRSGAAEKIQFSRGRSLRERPRVNYTEQEEPKDDHYFYCEECNSFFIEECDLHGAPLFVPDTPAALGLTDRARLTLPPGLEVRRSNIPRAGLGVFNCGGVVAKGTHYGPYEGEVKEEEEAIESGYSWVIYKSRHCDEYIDAKTETHSNWMRYVNCARNVEEQNLVAFQHRGAILYRCCRPLALGEELLVWYGDEYAKDLCISFDYLWDNKSSTRGPRIESSQTQVFSCSQCPLSFTAQIYLHKHIKRCHHDLYVSLLRSGEIRPETLSSSRPRPNTTSSLPPVPTQGSMDTEKARHHHCDQCGKSFSQSGHLKRHQRVHSGEKPYHCDQCGKSFSRSGHLKTHQRVHSGEKPYHCDQCGKSFSRSETLKTHQRVHSGEKPYHCVQCGKSFSLSGDLKKHQRVHSGEKPYHCDQCGKSFSRSETLKTHQRVHSGEKPYHCDQCGKSFSQSGNLKRHFCSGKTRDPEL
- the clpxb gene encoding ATP-dependent Clp protease ATP-binding subunit clpX-like, mitochondrial isoform X2; the encoded protein is MSCPCTSAARIFFNSAQRGFSCSRIQLYSLSRPGSRETYLPSRVRVRSFSETAVCFASKDGTTKDGSGDGGKKSISEGKRSSGSSGGSGKGGSQLRCPKCGDPCTHVETFVSSTRFVKCEKCHHFFVVLSESDSKKGLNKEAESAAEAVKLAFAQKPPPPPKKIYAYLDKYVVGQSYAKKVLAVAVYNHYKRIYNNIPAGSQQQAEVEKQASLTPRELLQIAGISPHGNALGASVQQQATQQAPQERRGGDVLDSTHTDIRLEKSNIVLLGPTGSGKTLLAQTLARCLDVPFAICDCTTLTQAGYVGEDIESVIAKLLQDANYSVEKAQQGIVFLDEVDKIGSVPGIHQLRDVGGEGVQQGLLKLLEGTIVNVPEKNSRKLRGETVQIDTTNILFVASGAFNGLDRIISRRKNEKYLGFGTPSNMGKGRRAAAAADQANSSGDTDTLAEIEEKDRLLKLVEARDLIEFGMIPEFVGRLPVVVPLHSLDEETLVRILTEPRNAVVPQYQALFSMDKCELSVTADALKSIARLALERKTGARGLRSIMEKLLLEPMFEVPHSDIMAVELTKDVVQGKSEPRYVRAPVKVSTEEEYDSGVEEESWPRQADAANN
- the clpxb gene encoding ATP-dependent Clp protease ATP-binding subunit clpX-like, mitochondrial isoform X1, with protein sequence MSCPCTSAARIFFNSAQRGFSCSRIQLYSLSRPGSRETYLPSRVRVRSFSETAVCFASKDGTTKDGSGDGGKKSISEGKRSSGSSGGSGKGGSQLRCPKCGDPCTHVETFVSSTRFVKCEKCHHFFVVLSESDSKKGLNKEAESAAEAVKLAFAQKPPPPPKKIYAYLDKYVVGQSYAKKVLAVAVYNHYKRIYNNIPAGSQQQAEVEKQASLTPRELEMRRREDEYRFTKLLQIAGISPHGNALGASVQQQATQQAPQERRGGDVLDSTHTDIRLEKSNIVLLGPTGSGKTLLAQTLARCLDVPFAICDCTTLTQAGYVGEDIESVIAKLLQDANYSVEKAQQGIVFLDEVDKIGSVPGIHQLRDVGGEGVQQGLLKLLEGTIVNVPEKNSRKLRGETVQIDTTNILFVASGAFNGLDRIISRRKNEKYLGFGTPSNMGKGRRAAAAADQANSSGDTDTLAEIEEKDRLLKLVEARDLIEFGMIPEFVGRLPVVVPLHSLDEETLVRILTEPRNAVVPQYQALFSMDKCELSVTADALKSIARLALERKTGARGLRSIMEKLLLEPMFEVPHSDIMAVELTKDVVQGKSEPRYVRAPVKVSTEEEYDSGVEEESWPRQADAANN